DNA from Gracilinanus agilis isolate LMUSP501 chromosome 3, AgileGrace, whole genome shotgun sequence:
ATTTTTTCCATAAACCTAACAGCATTTTAGAAGTTAGGCTTTCCCATAGAGAGGAATAGGGATTGGAATTAACATTTAAATATCCTATAACTTTTATGAGAGAAGTCCCTTCTTGGGATCTGTCACTAGTTCATTTTTTTAGGAATTTCTTTTCCCTAAATTAAAGCTTTGGACTTCATAAGACCAGAAATGGAATACTTTGAATCTTGTCTTATCCAGATTTAAGTAaagactcttctttctcctttctgtcaTATCAGACCCACCCAAATGTGGACAAAAAACTGTTTACTGCAGAGTCTCTAATTGGCTTGAAGAACCCTGAGAAGTCATTCCCAGTCAACAGTGATGTTGGAGTTCTAAAGTGGAGGCTACAGACCACAGAGGAATCTTTCATTCCATTGACAAGTAAGGGCCTTTGATCTGTATCATTGAACCAGACTGAATTTTGAGAGAACTGGTAGTAGTGTTGGCTCTTTTGGCAAGAAATTGAGCTGTTGTCAGCACTGATATAAAATTTAACtctggtgttttttttgttgttgttgttgttttttgtttgtttcagtaGCTTCAGTTTAAAGTGGCCATTTCTAATTGTGTTACTAAATTGGATGTTTGAGGATCATTGCAATGAGTTACCTCTGGTTTACTAACTTCTTGAAGTATGTTGTTAGCAGTAAGATCATTAATTTGGAATTAGGAGGCATTTATTTAAGAATTAATTCTGTTAATTATTAGCTaagtggccttaggcaagtcagtatctctgtgggcttcagtttctaatttctaaaaggaaggggttggactttgtgatttctgaggtcctattcagctctgacattctgtaatttcttttaataaatcttGGTGTCCCTGCCTTTGTTTTGTCCCTTTAGTTAACTGCTGGCCCTCTGAGAGTGGAAACGGCTGTGATGTCAACATAGAGTATGAGCTGCaagaagagaacttggaactgAATGATGTAATCATCACCATCCCACTCCCGTAAGTGGAATCACTTTCCCTAGGCTTAGCTTATATATCAAGGCTTTGGGACTTGTCCTTTTCCAACCTTCTAGGAAACTTGCAAAGTTGATCTTTTTTAAGGGATAGACCAGTTAATGTTTCAAAGCAGTTTTCTCCTTCATAGCCTAATCTTTCCATGTAATAAGAGGTTCTTCTAGAAGAATTGAGCCAAGTTTTTACATGCTTTATTTCATAAGTCCCAAAGAAATTAGCAATTTCTCAACAAAATCAGTCAATAATCATATACATACTAGCATTTTTCCTTCAAGTATCTCACAGTGTAAGGGGGAGATTACCAAGGGCAAATAAGCTACTTTCAGGGTGAAGAAGAGAGACTCTAGAATTCAGAGGGACCAAGAAAGATTTCCtgtaaaaggtaggattttaactgaggcttgaacagaatgaagaggcagaaatgagtTAGAAACAGCTTGTTTTCCTCCACATGTTACTCACTAGCCACCAATGTGTCAGTTATGGGTGAGGCTGGATTTTTGGAGGCACCCCATATACAGGAGTGACTTTTTTTGGAGCCATCATAAACTAAACTCCTTAGGCATATGAACCTCTCAAATTTCCATATAAAAGATATTTCCTAGTCTTGTGCACACAATAGGCATGTTCGGTCAGTTCCTTTTGAGTAGTTTATTTGCCCTTATTCCCACAGTCATCTCTTTATAACTTTTTCTACCATAACCTTATATtccagccaggtagcacagtgagtAAAGTGtagggcctgaaatcaggaagacttgagttcagcgctatacttattagctatggaactttgggcaagtctcttaattcctgtctgcttcagtttcttcaacgtTAATTTGGAATCATATTAGCACCTCCCTTCTGAGGTTAtcataaggattaaatgagacactATTTGTAAAGGGCTCAGTTTAGTGCCAggtatacagtaggtgcttaataaatacttatccatccatctcatccccccccctccccttttagTCTATATTATTTCCGCTTGATGGTCTAGATTTATGGCTAAGCTCTGAGGAAAAGTTGAGTTCTTTCTGACGTTACTCACTTAAGTGTGAGTCTGATAattgagagggagaaaatattaattaaatttgtCAACTTTATATCATATTCCTACGTGGAAATGATTTCAGGCCTTCATATAGTACACCAGTCTTTATCAGCCCTGCCCTTTAAATATGGATTCAAAAAAGTATACATTTGTACTTTCCCCAAGCACATTACCAGCTCCCTTTAACAGAGTAATCATCTTATTATCTGTAACCCATTTACTGTTTTCTTTGGAGCAATAGGTGGCTGCCTTGAGTCATTGTAGAGCTTGAACTACGGTGACAGGTGTGGGTTTTTGTTTGACAAGATTTATTTTACTGAGCTATTTTTAGGatgccacaattttttttaactttaccatCTACCCTATAATTGTGGTTTTGGTGGTTTCCTGTGTCTTAGCTTAGTTCTGCAATAGTCTCCACAAGAGACCCTTATACAACCCACTCTCCTCTGTCCTCTAGCACAGCTAGTATCAGAAATGGCCAAAATCAGAGGGCAGAGGTATGCTTCACACATACTTTATTTATAACAGGATGTAGAGATGGGCACTAAATAGAATCAGAACCATAAAGTACAAAAGAACCTTTAGGTCCATTATATCATCCTTATAGAATTTCTTATGTCCCCCTTATTTACTCTGTCCTAACACAAGCATAAAATGTTACTTGCAGAATTAAAGGAAAGTAAATTTAGAATGTGTAGGAGTGGCTGACATCGCTTATCAACTTCATCCATGGTGAAAAATATTCTCTAACTGGCCCTGGTTAGTAGTTCTCTTGTAAACTAAGGGTAActagaaatctttcttttcctccatccatcatgattcatttttttccccttagacaCTTTGCCGAAGAATTCTTTCACTGTCATGTTAAATGCTGACCTATTGAATTAAAGTTCAGCTTCTGATCTTAGGCTTATAAATATAACCAGAGGATCATAGTCTATAAGGCCCAAATTCAATCTGCTCTAAATAATTAAAGATTTGGATATGAAAAGTTTTCATGTGCCATTTTGCTTTTCCCCTGTAATACCTAAAGTATATCTGTACCAGTGTTTAATACATTTCTTCTTAATTTCGCAATCCAGGATTAAATCAGATACAAAGTTTGCAAGAGACACGTGCCTTGATTCAGAGAGAATATATTTCTTGAGGCCTGAATGAGAGTCGAGAGTGACCCATAGATACTCATGCTAAATGCCTTCTGCTTGCAGTAAAGTATAAGTGTCCCAAAATGAGGATGCTAGGCTTCTGGTCCCTATGCTCATTTGGAGCCTTGTTTCTCAAGAGCTATGTAAAAGATTGCATTTGATCTAATGTAGAGCTAGTCGCTCTTACTGAGTTCCTTTTGTCTTTTGCCATCTCAGGTTATCTTATATGTTTGTTGCCTTTGACAGGTCTGGAGTTGGTGCCCCTGTAATTGGTGAGATTGATGGTGAATATCGCCATGACAGTCGACGAAACACCTTGGAGTGGTGCCTGCCAGTGATTGATGCCAAAAACAAGAGTGGCAGCCTAGAATTTAGCATTGCTGGGCAGCCTAATGACTTCTTTCCCGTGCAAGTCTCCTTCATCTCCAAAAAGAACTATTGCAACATACAGGTACCTATGCCTAGGGAACTATGCACAACTCAAGCAGTGGGGTAGATGGTAGCTGGTAAGTGGCATGGTTTCAGGATCAGAACAGGAGTCTCAGAAGAGCTGGTAATATTTATAGACTGCTCCACCACTGACTCGCTGTGTGACTTAGGCAAGTCCTTTACCCTCTGTCTTTTTCCCCCTGCCCCAATACTAATTGAGttgaggagaaattaaatgattcatgtAAAGTGTTTGGCAATTGTAAGAAAGACAATTAATCTATGTGTGGCTTATTTGCTTTGTGATTTCTGGTGGTATATTTTTAATCCCTCACTTGGCTGCCTCCTGCCACTCAACACATACTTTTATGCTTTAGTATTACTTTGCCATGACTTGATGCTCAAAGACTGctaattcattttaatcttagCTTAAGTAGAACATAATTTGGAAAAGAGTCATGTAAATGGCAATACCCAGGAGCAATGATCTCTAGGTTATCTGTGCTTCTATTTCCCTTTGGTTAGTATGGGGATCAACTAGTCGGGAGAATAACACTAGTCAGTAGTTCACTCCCATTACTCTGAGAAAGAGCTGTGGTGAAAATGATGTGAATCTTTCCTTTAGATCATCGTTTTAGTTCCCTCTTCTTTTGCCTATGAAATTATTATCACAAACAACTCCAGTCATACtgttgtcttcttccttcattaattttatttttgggagaaagggggaaaagacgGGGTAGGGCTGATTGGCTGTCTTGGCATTCTCTTATTCTTTAGTCTCCCATCTCCCTGATAAGTGGGTAGGAAGTTCTAGCTTCCTCTGCTGGATGCTTCCCAAGAGCAGCCACTCTCTTTTCCTTGTCATTGATATAGCTTGATCTATATTGGATGGCACATAAAGAAACAGGGTGCCAGATCAGAGTATTTCTAAATAGATGCACTATTCCTCTTTGAGACTATCAAAAGAGTATGCAACAGAATAAGGCTTTATGTCCACTCAAAAATATCTCAGAAACTTCAGGGATAATTATCCCAACTGAAGCCAGGAAATAAGTTGGGTGGCTCAGCCTAGGATGACATTTGTTAGGAGACAATCAGGGCAAACTAATCATGCTACAGCCCAGTGATAGTAGTGAATTAGGGTGATACACCTTCAGTCAGAATCATTCATGATTCCATTCCTTGTCGAGCTAGATTTATCCATAAAGCTTATCAAATCAAGGTTATTGTGTAGTCTATGGAATGTAGTGACTGGTAGGGAGAGACTGTTGCACCAACCTGATTCTAGACTTAGTCTTTGACCTATGCTTACTTATGTTAATACTATTCTTTCCCTAGTATTCTTTGAAGTAcagaattattctttattttctgtctttttaaatagtttttcttGTTGAATCCAGATGTAGCAGCATTTGAGTGATGGAaacaataaaatcatttttttgtgAACTGGGGATAAGATGAAACCATAGTAGTGTTGAGGCATTAAAAGATGGTTGTGGTCAAAATCAAAACATTTCCAAAAGCCATCTTGCCACAGCCAGGTTATGCTGGCATTCTGGCACCTTCCACTGTACATTGGAGTTTGACCTTTCCATTATTCTCTACATGTGTAGCTGGAGACATGAATTTCTTTAATATTCAAAcctatatctcatttgatctcctaAGCCACCTTCTTCATTATGCTCAAGGGATTTGATCTGGGTTGTGATGAAAATTTAATAAGCTTCTTAAAGGTTCCCTTTCTCCACCTCCGATCTGTTTGTTTTTCTAGGTTACCAAAGTGACCCAAGTAGACGGGAATAGTCCTGTAAGGTTTTCCACGGAGACCACCTTCCTTGTGGATAAATATGAAATCCTGTAAAACCAAGAGAAGGGAACCgaaaaggaagatttttaaataaaagaagaaacccACAATGGCTAAAGAGTTTTTTCCAAATCTGCAAGCCActggaaatctttttttctgataagACGCACGATTCTATATGCGCAAGGACCCTCAACTCATCCCCAGTTCCAGGGTCTCAGAGACATTCTTTGGCAAAGAATTGACAAAAGCTTAAGGGGGAAAAGGCTGCTGACTTCTTTGGCAGATCTCTCTGGCCAGCAGGAAAGCAGGCTCCCCAGAGAACACCACCACTGGTTAAATATCTTCCATGCTCCACCCCTCATTCCCTAATGCAGTTGCACCTCATACTTTCTTTGTTTAAAGGTTTTCTCTGCATATAGAGATTTTACTCTTTTTCGATCCCTTTTACTCCCAGCCTTCTTTTTGGTCACTTCAGTCAGGCACTGGGATCTTTTTGTACATAAGCACTGCATTTATTTGTCACTCCTTGTAAGTGAaggttttgatttttataatgGGGTTCTGGAGTGAAAACACAAAGAATGTCTTCTATCCCTGTTCCATTTTCCTTCACCCTCCCTA
Protein-coding regions in this window:
- the ARCN1 gene encoding coatomer subunit delta, producing MPPVAKKLYWLASTCAKRPVPGFPVSFMPKFVFLLTGLTFGPSLAKARQSPLVDILMGRERKRRKKERKEGRKEGRKEGCVHMKIEEKIALTCGRDGGLQNMELHGMIMLRISDDKFGRIRLHVENDDKKGVQLQTHPNVDKKLFTAESLIGLKNPEKSFPVNSDVGVLKWRLQTTEESFIPLTINCWPSESGNGCDVNIEYELQEENLELNDVIITIPLPSGVGAPVIGEIDGEYRHDSRRNTLEWCLPVIDAKNKSGSLEFSIAGQPNDFFPVQVSFISKKNYCNIQVTKVTQVDGNSPVRFSTETTFLVDKYEIL